A single genomic interval of Amycolatopsis albispora harbors:
- a CDS encoding MerR family transcriptional regulator has product MAHDTGSSDGTAELSIGQVAERTGLSVHALRLYEREGLLAAPVRRDSGGRRVYTAEDVTWLLNCTKFRASGMPLATIRRFAELVRQGPGTEPERLELLRAHQEQVIARIAELTDCLDVIMNKVRVYAEHVAEGTADGLWHGRGGS; this is encoded by the coding sequence ATGGCTCACGACACAGGCAGCTCGGACGGTACCGCGGAACTGAGCATCGGCCAGGTCGCCGAGCGCACGGGACTGAGCGTGCACGCACTGCGCCTGTACGAACGGGAAGGGCTGCTGGCCGCGCCGGTGCGGCGCGACTCCGGCGGCAGGCGCGTCTACACCGCCGAGGACGTGACCTGGCTGCTCAACTGCACGAAGTTCCGCGCCTCCGGCATGCCGCTGGCCACCATCCGGCGGTTCGCCGAACTGGTCCGCCAGGGCCCCGGCACCGAACCCGAACGGCTCGAACTGCTGCGGGCGCACCAGGAACAGGTGATCGCCAGGATCGCCGAGCTGACCGACTGCCTCGACGTGATCATGAACAAGGTCCGCGTGTACGCCGAGCACGTGGCCGAGGGCACCGCGGACGGCCTGTGGCACGGCCGCGGTGGTTCATAG
- a CDS encoding ferredoxin: protein MKVIVDEARCVGGGHCVVTAERVFDQHERDGTVVLLDSTPPEELHEAVHRAAMLCPAAAISVTA, encoded by the coding sequence ATGAAGGTGATCGTGGACGAGGCCAGGTGCGTCGGCGGCGGGCACTGCGTGGTGACCGCCGAGCGGGTGTTCGACCAGCACGAGCGGGACGGCACCGTGGTCCTGCTCGACAGCACGCCCCCGGAGGAACTGCACGAAGCGGTCCATCGGGCCGCGATGCTCTGCCCGGCCGCGGCCATCTCAGTGACTGCCTGA
- a CDS encoding SDR family NAD(P)-dependent oxidoreductase, with product MNLTAQHKLGSGFGHRSTAREVLSGLDLTGKLAVVTGGYSGLGRETTRALAAAGAHVVVPARRPSLARESVAGLNTEVAELDLADLGSVRRFAARFLASGRGIDILICGAGIMACPETRVGPGWEAHFAVNHLGHHVLVNELWPSIRPGARVVAVSSAGHQLSGMRWDDVQFDRGYDRWLAYAQAKTANALFAVHLDALGRDSGVRVFSLHPGAILTPLLRHLTRAEMVERGWVDEHGDLADPEFKTPEQGAATQVWAATSSLLDGMGGLYAEDCDIAERTDRTDMVAGVRDHAIDPGEAERLWALSARLTGSDAFR from the coding sequence ATGAACCTCACCGCACAGCACAAGCTCGGCTCGGGCTTCGGCCACCGCAGCACCGCCCGCGAAGTCCTCAGTGGACTCGACCTCACCGGCAAGCTCGCCGTGGTCACCGGCGGCTATTCGGGGCTGGGCCGGGAAACCACGCGGGCACTGGCCGCTGCCGGGGCCCACGTCGTCGTGCCCGCCCGGCGGCCGTCACTGGCCCGCGAGTCGGTCGCGGGCCTGAACACGGAGGTGGCCGAACTGGATCTGGCCGACCTCGGCAGCGTCCGGCGGTTCGCCGCCCGGTTCCTCGCCTCCGGTCGCGGCATCGACATCCTGATCTGCGGGGCCGGGATCATGGCCTGCCCGGAAACCCGGGTGGGCCCGGGCTGGGAGGCGCACTTCGCGGTCAACCACCTCGGCCACCACGTGCTGGTCAACGAACTGTGGCCGTCGATCCGGCCCGGCGCGCGGGTGGTCGCGGTGTCCTCGGCGGGCCACCAGCTGTCCGGCATGCGCTGGGACGACGTGCAGTTCGACCGCGGTTACGACCGCTGGCTGGCCTACGCGCAGGCGAAAACGGCGAACGCCTTGTTCGCCGTGCACCTCGACGCGCTCGGCCGGGACTCCGGCGTGCGAGTGTTCTCCCTGCACCCCGGCGCGATCCTGACCCCGTTGCTGCGGCACCTGACGCGCGCGGAGATGGTCGAGCGCGGCTGGGTCGACGAGCACGGCGACCTGGCCGACCCGGAGTTCAAGACCCCGGAACAGGGGGCGGCCACCCAGGTCTGGGCGGCGACTTCGTCCCTTTTGGACGGTATGGGCGGGCTCTACGCGGAGGACTGCGACATCGCCGAGCGCACCGACCGCACGGACATGGTCGCCGGGGTCCGCGACCACGCCATCGATCCCGGGGAGGCGGAGAGGCTGTGGGCCCTCTCGGCCCGGCTCACCGGCTCCGACGCGTTCAGGTGA
- a CDS encoding cytochrome P450 has translation MTDLFTEPELLFQHNPEQPFQLPPGLARLRAERPLAPMRFPDGHEGWLATGYDEARTVLGHAAFSNRYELIHIPLPGFSGEMPPAPTGDFLGLDAPEHTRFRRLLAGKFTVRRMRVLTEQVERFTADRLAALAALPRPADLMAAYAQPIPALVICELLGVPATDREWFRQAVNGMLAREGTSADDIMTNWTALNDYLRDLVRAKRAEPTDDVLSELTTSDLTEDELTGVGVFLLGAGLHTTATVLGLSTLALLMNPGQLATLRENPAGAIEELLRYTGIGGATVRVARTDVEIGGELVKAGQTVAISPIAANRDPRRFGDGDALDLGRDASGHLSFAHGVHQCLGQHLARVELRIALPALFERFPSLALAVPVHEVPLRTTANMYELERLPLTWQD, from the coding sequence ATGACCGACCTGTTCACCGAGCCGGAGCTGCTGTTCCAGCACAACCCGGAGCAGCCGTTCCAGCTGCCGCCCGGGCTGGCGCGGCTGCGTGCCGAACGCCCGCTGGCCCCGATGCGCTTTCCCGACGGTCACGAAGGCTGGCTGGCCACCGGGTACGACGAGGCGCGCACCGTGCTCGGGCACGCCGCGTTCAGCAACCGGTACGAGCTGATCCACATCCCGCTGCCCGGGTTCAGCGGGGAGATGCCGCCCGCGCCCACTGGCGACTTCCTCGGCCTGGACGCGCCCGAGCACACCCGTTTCCGCAGGCTGCTCGCCGGGAAGTTCACCGTGCGCCGGATGCGGGTGCTCACCGAGCAGGTCGAGCGGTTCACCGCCGACCGGCTCGCCGCGCTGGCCGCGCTGCCCCGGCCCGCCGACCTGATGGCGGCCTACGCCCAGCCCATTCCCGCGCTGGTGATCTGCGAACTGCTCGGCGTGCCCGCCACCGACCGGGAATGGTTCCGCCAGGCGGTGAACGGCATGCTTGCCCGCGAAGGCACCAGCGCCGACGACATCATGACAAACTGGACCGCGCTGAACGACTACCTCCGCGACCTCGTCCGGGCCAAGCGCGCGGAGCCGACCGACGACGTGCTCAGCGAACTGACCACCAGCGACCTCACCGAAGATGAGCTGACCGGCGTCGGTGTCTTCCTGCTCGGCGCCGGACTGCACACCACGGCGACCGTGCTCGGCCTGTCCACCCTCGCGCTGCTGATGAATCCCGGTCAGCTCGCGACGCTGCGCGAAAATCCGGCGGGTGCCATCGAGGAACTGTTGCGCTACACCGGAATCGGCGGCGCCACGGTCCGGGTCGCGCGCACCGACGTGGAGATCGGCGGTGAGCTGGTCAAGGCGGGGCAGACGGTCGCGATCTCCCCGATCGCCGCCAACCGCGACCCGCGGCGCTTCGGCGACGGGGACGCACTGGACCTCGGGCGTGACGCGAGCGGGCACCTGTCCTTCGCCCACGGTGTGCACCAGTGCCTCGGTCAGCACCTCGCCCGCGTCGAGCTCCGGATCGCGCTGCCCGCGCTGTTCGAGCGCTTCCCGTCGCTCGCGCTGGCCGTCCCGGTCCACGAGGTGCCGCTGCGCACCACCGCGAACATGTACGAGCTCGAACGCCTGCCGCTCACCTGGCAGGACTGA
- a CDS encoding helix-turn-helix transcriptional regulator, with protein MPSQAKPVFAVIAEMRRDKGLSQDELAARLRAASGNSGITREDVSRWERGKRIPGPYWRSWLSQVLDTCPQELRAAASLARQYRRHA; from the coding sequence GTGCCCAGCCAGGCCAAACCGGTGTTCGCCGTAATCGCCGAAATGCGCCGCGACAAAGGACTTTCCCAGGACGAGCTGGCCGCCCGATTGCGGGCCGCCTCCGGGAACAGCGGTATCACCCGGGAGGACGTATCACGCTGGGAACGGGGTAAACGCATTCCTGGGCCCTATTGGCGGAGCTGGCTGAGCCAGGTGCTGGACACCTGCCCGCAGGAACTGCGCGCGGCCGCGTCACTGGCCCGGCAATACCGCAGACATGCATGA
- a CDS encoding lamin tail domain-containing protein: MLDEFIEVRNISNNPVDLTGYTVRVYGPQNALVDTITLPAGIVLSPKGNAGQFLVLTSQNSARSAHGWTTSAASTDGACECSGTSAIVSSTRISFSGASVTTLACSPSASPSSRSAHRSWASSAVRS, translated from the coding sequence ATGCTCGACGAGTTCATCGAGGTGCGCAACATCAGCAACAACCCGGTGGACCTGACCGGGTACACCGTGCGGGTCTACGGCCCGCAGAACGCGCTGGTCGACACCATCACGCTGCCCGCGGGCATCGTGCTCTCGCCCAAGGGCAACGCCGGCCAGTTCCTGGTGCTGACCAGCCAGAACAGCGCACGCAGCGCGCACGGGTGGACCACCAGCGCGGCCTCCACCGACGGTGCCTGCGAGTGCAGTGGTACCAGCGCCATCGTGTCGTCCACCAGGATCAGTTTCAGCGGGGCCTCGGTGACCACCCTGGCCTGCTCGCCGAGCGCGAGCCCCAGTTCGAGGTCGGCGCACAGGTCGTGGGCTTCGAGCGCGGTCCGGTCGTAG
- a CDS encoding Lrp/AsnC family transcriptional regulator, with translation MLNEADLDLVAALQVAPRASAAVLAEALDMSASTVGRRLARLAEQRILRVIGQVEWSARAKGNPRHVWVTTQPGAAGRVAHALAQLPEAQLVAETSGRSDVYLAAHLRDRAEARELLTERIPGVPGVAGTHSELVLRALTRADSWRLHRLGDDQLDLLARAEEPAGTPPRPGDLRVSEDERRVIGLLHEDGRINAAEAGRVLGLSQSTTYRLIQSILRRGIVRPRVEVEPALLGYGLEAVIALTISPGAIQPVAEELARHPSARYVSIVAGTTSVIHQGVFRNEDEMADFLTRDLAPLPGISALQVSVVLRMLRRYWIHREDGLLT, from the coding sequence GTGCTGAACGAGGCCGACCTCGACCTGGTGGCCGCGCTCCAGGTCGCCCCCCGCGCGTCCGCCGCCGTGCTGGCCGAAGCGCTCGACATGTCCGCCAGCACCGTCGGGCGGCGGCTCGCGCGGCTGGCGGAGCAGCGGATCCTGCGCGTGATCGGCCAGGTCGAGTGGTCCGCGCGAGCCAAGGGCAACCCGCGGCACGTCTGGGTGACCACGCAGCCGGGTGCCGCGGGCCGCGTCGCGCACGCGCTGGCGCAGCTGCCCGAGGCGCAGCTGGTCGCGGAAACCTCCGGCCGGTCGGACGTCTACCTGGCCGCGCACCTGCGGGATCGCGCGGAGGCCCGCGAACTGCTCACCGAGCGCATTCCCGGCGTTCCCGGCGTGGCGGGCACCCACTCCGAACTGGTGCTGCGTGCGCTGACCAGGGCCGATTCGTGGCGCCTGCACCGGCTCGGCGACGACCAGCTGGACCTGCTCGCGCGTGCCGAGGAACCAGCCGGAACCCCGCCGCGCCCCGGCGACCTGCGGGTGAGCGAGGACGAGCGGCGCGTGATCGGCCTGCTCCACGAGGACGGCCGGATCAACGCCGCCGAGGCGGGCCGGGTGCTCGGCCTGAGCCAGTCCACCACCTACCGGCTGATCCAGTCGATCCTGCGGCGCGGCATCGTCCGGCCCCGCGTGGAGGTCGAACCGGCGCTGCTGGGCTACGGGCTGGAGGCGGTGATCGCGCTGACCATCTCCCCCGGCGCCATCCAGCCCGTGGCCGAGGAACTGGCCAGGCACCCGTCCGCCCGGTACGTCTCGATCGTGGCGGGCACCACCTCGGTCATCCACCAGGGCGTGTTCCGCAACGAGGACGAGATGGCCGACTTCCTCACCCGCGACCTGGCGCCGCTGCCCGGGATCTCGGCGCTCCAGGTTTCGGTGGTGCTGCGGATGCTGCGGCGTTACTGGATCCACCGCGAGGACGGCCTGCTCACCTGA
- a CDS encoding BTAD domain-containing putative transcriptional regulator, with the protein MRIVLLGPVQAGDVPLSARPRMLLARLALAPGAVVSADTLVGDLWGARPPAEANGLHALVYRLRKALGGSIAVESAGAGYRLAVEARDVDAHRFEELAARGRRELAAAPRQAAETLREALALWRGEALADVRSAPFAEAAAARLEELRLAAVEDRFEAELKLGHHTEVLADLTAAVAAHPLRERLAALQMRALSAAGRQSDALAAYDEVRGTLATELGVDPSAAVKEAHLAVLRGEPARPAPGRLPAPLTSFVGRDNELALLAELMAASRLVTITGPGGVGKTRLAVTAAARHRAHRHGRLWLVPLASVTDPAEVPGAVLGVLTATTPRPPASPQEPVERVAGLLGGGEAVLVLDNCEQVAAAVAEFTTRLLELRPGLTVVATSREPLAVVGEALCRLGPLPLPHRRSEAADSPAVRLFLDRAAAVRPGFALDESTVDDVVEVAHRLDGLPLALELAAARLRSMTAGQVARRLEDRFRLLSTGNRGAQPRQRTLHAVLEWSWELLTEPERTLARRLAVFPAGADAAAIESVCQDDELPRGEVGYLLGSLVEKSIVDECDERHRMLESIRAHLGDKLGQAERAAVRHRFTEYFAELAERHEPRLRSAEQETSLALLKAEYDNLLVALHWAIDTGNADAAARLLAPLCWYWNTLRYDSRADPLVAAALGLGDALPEDARAAFSAYQLFSGAGPLPEDVEHVRRLVEDCARTGALRRYPIIMMATLTAAFMLGLEDLAEREIQRLREGGDQWARACTYLVETFARYDHGDWAGVTAATTEALRAFEETGDRLFTAMALAGVAHVRSIDGDHNAAIAAYERAKALAPPGDPSYLAGLAAERMRAGDLAGARRDLAAAQRMAAGSGQHLLEVVAAIGLAELHRRAGDPARSDRELDRLLALAREAPLPEQAAEAVVASARMANRLTAGDTAGARALLPATVAAAAAHHDLASAAQHLARLRFLEADHAGAATALGLSEVIRGSFDHGDPELRDLVEELVRALGEDGYQRAYRRGTALPRQDAAELLT; encoded by the coding sequence GTGCGGATCGTGCTGCTCGGGCCGGTCCAGGCCGGTGACGTGCCGCTGTCCGCGCGCCCGCGCATGCTGCTGGCCAGGCTGGCGCTCGCTCCGGGTGCGGTCGTCTCGGCGGACACGCTGGTCGGCGACCTGTGGGGCGCGCGGCCGCCCGCCGAGGCAAACGGCCTGCACGCGCTGGTTTACCGGCTGCGCAAGGCGCTGGGCGGGAGCATCGCGGTGGAGTCGGCCGGTGCGGGATACCGGCTCGCCGTCGAGGCACGGGACGTGGACGCGCACCGGTTCGAGGAACTGGCCGCGCGGGGACGCCGCGAGCTGGCTGCCGCGCCCCGCCAGGCCGCGGAAACGCTGCGCGAGGCGCTCGCGCTGTGGCGCGGTGAAGCGCTGGCCGACGTCCGGAGTGCACCGTTCGCCGAAGCCGCCGCGGCCCGGCTGGAGGAACTGCGGCTGGCCGCCGTCGAGGACCGGTTCGAGGCGGAGCTGAAACTCGGGCACCACACGGAAGTCCTGGCCGACCTGACCGCGGCCGTCGCCGCGCATCCGCTCCGGGAACGCCTGGCCGCGCTGCAGATGCGCGCGCTTTCGGCGGCCGGTCGGCAATCGGACGCGCTGGCGGCCTACGACGAGGTCCGCGGCACGCTCGCCACCGAACTGGGCGTCGATCCGTCCGCCGCGGTGAAGGAAGCCCATCTGGCGGTGCTGCGTGGTGAACCGGCGCGACCGGCGCCCGGCCGCCTGCCCGCGCCGCTGACCAGCTTCGTGGGGCGGGACAACGAGCTGGCACTGCTCGCCGAGCTGATGGCGGCCTCGCGGCTGGTCACCATCACCGGACCCGGCGGGGTGGGCAAAACCCGGCTGGCCGTGACCGCCGCCGCGCGGCACCGCGCCCACCGGCACGGCCGCCTGTGGCTGGTTCCGCTCGCCTCGGTGACCGATCCCGCCGAGGTCCCCGGCGCGGTGCTCGGCGTGCTCACCGCAACGACGCCCCGCCCGCCTGCGAGTCCACAGGAGCCCGTGGAGCGGGTGGCGGGACTGCTCGGCGGTGGTGAAGCGGTGCTCGTGCTGGACAACTGCGAACAGGTCGCCGCGGCCGTCGCGGAGTTCACCACCCGGCTGCTGGAACTCCGGCCAGGGCTGACCGTGGTGGCCACCAGCCGCGAGCCGCTCGCCGTGGTCGGTGAAGCCCTCTGCCGCCTCGGGCCACTTCCCTTGCCACACCGGCGAAGTGAGGCCGCCGACTCCCCTGCCGTGCGGTTGTTCCTCGACCGGGCCGCCGCCGTGCGGCCGGGGTTCGCGCTCGACGAGTCCACAGTGGACGACGTGGTCGAGGTGGCGCACCGCCTGGACGGTTTGCCGCTCGCGCTCGAACTCGCCGCCGCGCGGCTGCGGTCGATGACCGCCGGGCAGGTCGCGCGACGGCTCGAGGACCGGTTCCGGCTGCTCTCCACCGGGAACCGGGGCGCGCAACCACGCCAGCGCACACTGCACGCGGTGCTCGAGTGGAGCTGGGAATTGCTCACCGAACCGGAACGGACGCTGGCACGGCGGCTCGCGGTGTTCCCCGCCGGGGCGGACGCGGCCGCCATCGAGTCGGTGTGCCAGGACGACGAGCTGCCGCGCGGCGAAGTCGGCTACCTGCTCGGCTCACTGGTCGAGAAGTCCATTGTGGATGAGTGCGATGAACGCCACCGCATGCTGGAAAGCATTCGCGCGCACCTGGGTGACAAGCTCGGGCAGGCCGAACGCGCCGCCGTGCGGCACCGGTTCACCGAGTACTTCGCCGAGCTGGCCGAGCGGCACGAGCCGCGGTTGCGGTCCGCGGAGCAGGAAACCTCGCTGGCACTGCTCAAAGCCGAGTACGACAACCTCCTGGTCGCCTTGCACTGGGCCATCGACACCGGCAACGCCGACGCCGCGGCCCGCCTGCTGGCCCCGTTGTGCTGGTACTGGAACACCCTTCGCTACGACAGCCGGGCCGACCCGCTCGTGGCGGCGGCGCTCGGCCTCGGTGACGCACTACCCGAAGACGCGCGAGCCGCCTTCTCCGCGTACCAGTTGTTCTCCGGCGCGGGCCCGCTGCCGGAAGACGTCGAGCACGTGCGCCGCCTCGTCGAGGACTGCGCCCGGACCGGGGCGCTGCGCCGCTACCCGATCATCATGATGGCCACGCTGACCGCGGCCTTCATGCTCGGCCTGGAGGACCTGGCCGAGCGGGAGATCCAGCGGCTGCGCGAGGGCGGCGACCAGTGGGCGCGGGCGTGCACCTACCTGGTGGAGACGTTCGCCAGGTACGACCACGGCGACTGGGCGGGCGTCACCGCCGCCACCACCGAGGCGCTGCGGGCGTTCGAAGAAACCGGCGACCGGCTGTTCACCGCGATGGCACTGGCGGGCGTCGCGCACGTTCGTTCCATCGATGGAGACCACAACGCGGCCATCGCCGCGTACGAACGGGCGAAGGCGCTCGCCCCGCCGGGCGATCCGTCCTATCTGGCCGGACTGGCCGCCGAGCGGATGCGTGCCGGGGACCTGGCCGGTGCCCGCCGCGACCTGGCGGCCGCGCAGCGAATGGCCGCCGGCAGCGGGCAGCACCTGCTCGAAGTGGTGGCCGCCATCGGCTTGGCCGAACTGCACCGGCGTGCCGGTGATCCCGCGCGCTCCGACCGTGAACTCGACCGGCTCCTGGCCCTCGCGCGGGAAGCACCGCTGCCCGAGCAGGCAGCCGAGGCGGTGGTCGCGTCGGCACGCATGGCGAACCGCCTCACCGCCGGTGACACCGCGGGCGCCCGCGCGCTGCTGCCCGCGACCGTCGCCGCGGCCGCCGCCCACCACGACCTCGCCTCGGCCGCCCAGCACCTGGCCCGCCTGCGGTTCCTCGAAGCCGACCACGCCGGCGCGGCCACCGCGCTCGGCCTGAGCGAGGTCATCCGCGGCAGCTTCGACCACGGCGACCCGGAACTGCGTGACCTGGTCGAGGAGCTGGTCCGGGCCCTCGGCGAGGACGGCTACCAGCGTGCCTACCGCCGGGGCACCGCGCTCCCCCGGCAGGACGCGGCCGAACTGCTCACCTGA
- a CDS encoding response regulator transcription factor has translation MIRYALRTLIESSGECQEIAEAGTGAEALAKCRGMRPELVITELTLTGERAGIGICRFAKRTSRDTAVLVLTADSSPSAVAAALNAGADSFVHKSAADRVVGEAIRRTRAGERTWLVGAETAPPVTEPPAPPDSLPMTSREEEVLALVLCRRSNDEIADQLHLARQTVKNYVSCVLRKLGFSSRRDLFRSLDLRPGPSATGPPRRPG, from the coding sequence TTGATCAGATATGCGCTGCGCACCCTGATCGAATCGTCCGGTGAATGCCAGGAAATAGCCGAAGCCGGCACCGGCGCCGAAGCACTGGCGAAATGCCGCGGGATGCGGCCCGAACTGGTCATCACCGAACTCACCCTCACCGGGGAACGAGCCGGTATCGGGATATGCCGCTTCGCGAAACGCACTTCGCGGGACACCGCGGTACTGGTGCTCACCGCGGATTCGTCCCCGTCGGCGGTGGCCGCCGCGCTCAACGCCGGCGCGGACAGCTTCGTGCACAAGTCGGCGGCCGACCGGGTGGTGGGTGAGGCCATCCGGCGGACCAGGGCCGGCGAACGGACCTGGCTCGTCGGCGCGGAAACCGCGCCCCCGGTCACCGAACCACCGGCTCCGCCGGACAGCCTGCCGATGACCTCCCGCGAGGAGGAGGTGCTCGCGCTGGTGCTGTGCCGCCGGTCGAACGACGAGATCGCCGACCAGCTGCACCTGGCGCGGCAGACGGTGAAGAACTACGTCAGCTGCGTGCTGCGCAAGCTCGGCTTCAGCAGCAGGCGTGACCTGTTCCGCTCATTGGACCTGCGGCCGGGCCCGTCCGCCACGGGCCCGCCCCGCCGTCCGGGCTGA
- a CDS encoding lamin tail domain-containing protein encodes MPSRLRHLALVAALTAGIPNPAVPPVRIHQLLTGPAGFLELRNLSAAPVWLDGWTVLSCQGHTLAELARFPAGSAVGGGGSFVLAGLDFAGEADLLLPAVPGTGQLLRDEHQSRVDGVAVAPDSPCRENEAAQPCPGPLSRDALSTDTDNNRADFGCPSPPY; translated from the coding sequence ATGCCGAGCAGACTGCGCCACCTGGCCCTGGTTGCCGCGCTCACCGCCGGAATCCCGAACCCGGCAGTGCCGCCGGTCCGCATCCACCAGCTGCTCACCGGCCCGGCGGGTTTCCTCGAACTGCGCAACCTCTCCGCCGCCCCGGTGTGGCTGGACGGCTGGACGGTGCTCAGCTGCCAGGGGCACACGCTGGCCGAACTGGCCAGGTTCCCGGCGGGCAGCGCGGTCGGCGGTGGTGGCTCGTTCGTACTGGCGGGCCTGGACTTCGCCGGGGAAGCCGATCTCCTGCTCCCCGCGGTGCCCGGCACCGGCCAGCTCCTGCGCGACGAGCACCAGTCGCGGGTGGACGGGGTGGCGGTGGCGCCCGATTCGCCGTGCCGCGAGAACGAGGCCGCCCAGCCCTGCCCCGGCCCGCTTTCCCGCGACGCGCTCAGCACCGACACGGACAACAACCGCGCCGACTTCGGCTGCCCGTCACCGCCGTACTGA
- a CDS encoding arabinan endo-1,5-alpha-L-arabinosidase, protein MTAAAVLAMAAVAMAPAGAAAPAPPGLVAYPYPGPVTGDVTVHDPSVVKRPGGGYLVAHTGNDIALKSSPDRTAFRHEGSAFPGGAPWTTAYTGGSRNLWAPDLSHHNGRYHLYYSASTFGSNRSAIFLATSTTGAPGSWTNHGLVIESRPSDDFNAIDPHLLVDDQGRWWLSFGSFWSGIKQVALDPATGKRSDSVVRHLAGRGGGAIEAPVIFKRGAYYYLFVSFDRCCQGAASTYRIMAGRSASPAGPFTDRNGVPMASGGGTEILAGHGDIHGPGHPAVFADTDHDILAYHYYTNNGTALLGINWLGYDSAGWPYAH, encoded by the coding sequence ATGACGGCGGCCGCGGTGCTCGCGATGGCCGCTGTGGCAATGGCGCCCGCGGGGGCGGCCGCACCCGCACCGCCTGGGCTGGTCGCCTATCCGTATCCCGGGCCGGTCACCGGGGACGTCACCGTGCATGATCCGTCGGTGGTGAAGCGGCCCGGCGGCGGTTACCTCGTCGCGCACACCGGCAACGACATCGCGCTCAAGTCGTCACCCGACCGGACCGCCTTCCGGCACGAGGGATCCGCCTTCCCCGGTGGTGCCCCGTGGACCACGGCCTACACCGGCGGCAGCCGGAACCTGTGGGCGCCGGACCTGTCCCACCACAACGGCCGCTACCACCTCTACTACTCGGCCTCCACCTTCGGCTCGAACCGGTCGGCGATCTTTCTCGCCACCAGCACCACCGGCGCGCCCGGCAGCTGGACCAACCACGGGCTGGTGATCGAATCGCGGCCCTCCGACGACTTCAACGCCATCGATCCGCACCTGCTGGTGGACGACCAGGGACGCTGGTGGCTCAGCTTCGGCTCGTTCTGGTCCGGCATCAAGCAGGTCGCGCTCGATCCGGCCACCGGGAAGCGGTCGGACTCGGTGGTGCGGCACCTCGCGGGCCGGGGCGGTGGCGCGATCGAAGCCCCGGTGATCTTCAAGCGCGGCGCGTACTACTACCTCTTCGTCTCCTTCGACCGCTGCTGCCAGGGCGCAGCGAGCACCTACCGCATCATGGCCGGGCGATCGGCGAGCCCGGCCGGGCCGTTCACCGACCGGAACGGCGTGCCGATGGCCTCGGGCGGCGGCACCGAGATCCTGGCCGGGCACGGCGACATCCACGGCCCCGGCCATCCCGCGGTGTTCGCCGACACCGACCACGACATCCTCGCCTACCACTACTACACGAACAACGGCACGGCACTGCTCGGCATCAACTGGCTCGGTTACGACAGCGCGGGCTGGCCGTACGCGCACTGA